The following are encoded in a window of Tessaracoccus flavescens genomic DNA:
- a CDS encoding histidine phosphatase family protein, which yields MILHLLRHGQSVWNVEERVQGQTHHVPLTGTGVRQAEEARDRLAGLPLAAILSSDQVRARQTADVVAAAHALQVRETVLLREQGLGSLEGKHYGELEEEAPPEGVHVSEVRWGGGESLSDVAARLRILVAGLRAEFADSDQVLLVSHGDTLRVLVAILDGGGHRDVDWVTYITWPNGHVETRALDAGEPGRAGRSEGTAEPAH from the coding sequence GTGATCTTGCACCTGCTCCGCCACGGCCAGTCGGTGTGGAACGTCGAGGAGCGCGTACAGGGCCAGACACATCACGTGCCCCTGACCGGCACCGGTGTCCGCCAGGCCGAGGAAGCCCGCGACCGGCTGGCCGGTCTCCCGCTTGCCGCCATCCTCAGCAGCGACCAGGTGCGTGCAAGGCAGACTGCCGACGTCGTCGCCGCCGCGCACGCTCTGCAAGTGCGTGAGACGGTGCTGCTGCGCGAGCAGGGCCTCGGATCGCTGGAAGGTAAGCACTACGGGGAGCTCGAGGAGGAGGCTCCACCCGAGGGCGTGCACGTGTCGGAGGTGCGGTGGGGCGGGGGAGAGTCGCTTTCCGACGTCGCGGCGAGGCTGCGCATTCTCGTAGCCGGGTTGCGCGCCGAGTTCGCCGACTCCGACCAGGTCCTGCTCGTCTCGCACGGCGACACTCTTCGCGTCCTTGTGGCGATCCTCGACGGCGGCGGCCATCGCGACGTCGACTGGGTCACCTACATCACCTGGCCCAACGGCCACGTCGAGACCCGCGCCCTCGACGCGGGGGAGCCCGGGCGTGCCGGCCGGAGTGAAGGCACCGCTGAACCTGCGCACTGA
- a CDS encoding cobalt-precorrin-6A reductase: MILVLGGTTEGRELCAALDRRGVPNLQSLAGRTSDPLVSESVRVGGFGGAEGLRRFLAESGVTAVVDATHPFAVGITRNAAEACADLEVRLIRVNRPGWAGHAHADRWVWVDDHAAAASAVVALDTGSEGINGLDATSCHPRHRLDQRSPVPVLLTVGRQHTLDYSPALDDRFVLARVAEPPSGVLPANWRLELARGPFTLDGERRLFAEHEIGCLVTKDSGGEATAAKLWAADEAGARVVMIRRPVPPDGAELVPDATAALRLLSD, translated from the coding sequence GTGATCCTGGTACTCGGCGGAACGACTGAGGGGCGCGAGCTGTGCGCCGCACTCGACCGACGCGGCGTCCCCAACCTGCAGTCGCTGGCGGGGCGCACCTCAGACCCGCTGGTTTCGGAGTCCGTCCGGGTGGGTGGGTTCGGCGGGGCGGAGGGGCTGCGGCGGTTCCTCGCCGAGAGCGGCGTCACGGCAGTCGTCGACGCCACCCACCCCTTCGCGGTCGGGATCACGCGCAACGCGGCTGAGGCGTGCGCCGATCTGGAGGTCCGCCTGATCCGGGTGAATCGTCCCGGGTGGGCCGGGCATGCGCACGCCGATCGGTGGGTCTGGGTCGACGACCACGCGGCGGCCGCGTCGGCGGTCGTTGCGCTCGACACGGGAAGTGAGGGGATCAACGGTCTCGACGCGACGAGTTGCCACCCTCGGCATCGGCTCGACCAGCGCTCGCCTGTCCCGGTGTTGCTGACCGTTGGCAGGCAGCACACGCTCGACTACTCCCCCGCGCTGGACGACCGCTTCGTGCTCGCCCGGGTCGCCGAACCGCCGTCGGGCGTCCTGCCCGCCAACTGGAGGCTGGAACTGGCCCGCGGTCCGTTCACGCTTGACGGTGAACGACGCCTGTTCGCGGAGCACGAGATCGGATGCCTCGTCACGAAGGACTCCGGCGGAGAGGCGACGGCTGCCAAGCTCTGGGCGGCGGACGAGGCCGGCGCCCGCGTCGTCATGATCCGACGGCCCGTGCCGCCCGACGGCGCGGAGTTGGTTCCCGACGCGACCGCAGCACTGAGGCTGCTGAGCGACTAG
- a CDS encoding polyribonucleotide nucleotidyltransferase, with the protein MEGPGIEFAEAVIDNGIHGKHTVRFEAGALAQQADGSAAVYLDGDTMLLSATTAQKTARDAIDFFPLTVDVEERMYAAGKIPGSFFRREGRPGEGAILACRLIDRPLRPAFVKGLRNEVQVVVTVLALNPDVLYDVVAINAASMSTQLAGLPFSGPIGGVRVALIDDQWVGFPTVEQSAKSAFQMVVAGRVLADGDVAIMMVEAGGTDSTWELVRAGKTAPTEEVVGQGLEAAKPFIKALCDAQSELAAKLPKETYDFPVFRDYQDDVFEAVSELAADRVAEAMRIAGKQDRDDATHAIRQDVTDQLAEKFPERTNEISAALKALTKKIVRHRTLTEGVRIDGRGPSDIRELSAEVAIVPRVHGSALFQRGETQILGVSTLNMLDMEQKIDTLSPEKTKRYMHHYNFPPFSTGETGRVGSPKRREIGHGALAERALVPVLPTRNEFPYAIRQVSEALGSNGSTSMGSVCASTLSLLNAGVPLKAPVAGIAMGLMSEDLDGETKYIALTDILGAEDALGDMDFKVAGTRDFVTALQLDTKLNGIPALELQKALLQARDARHTLLDVMNEAIDAPDEMSPYAPRIISLRIPVDKIGEVIGPKGKIINQIQDETGANIAIEDDGTVYVGAETGEAADAAVAQINAIANPHMPERGERFLGTIVKLTNFGAFVSLMPGKDGLLHISKLRPLAGGQRVENVEDVVSVGQKLQVEISDIDDRGKLSLVPVVEEAEETEAE; encoded by the coding sequence GTGGAAGGACCAGGCATCGAATTCGCCGAAGCCGTCATCGACAACGGCATCCATGGCAAGCACACCGTCCGTTTCGAGGCCGGCGCACTCGCGCAGCAGGCCGACGGCTCGGCCGCCGTCTACCTCGACGGTGACACCATGCTGCTCTCGGCGACCACCGCTCAGAAGACCGCCCGCGACGCCATCGACTTCTTCCCGCTGACGGTCGACGTCGAGGAGCGCATGTACGCCGCGGGCAAGATCCCCGGCTCGTTCTTCCGTCGCGAAGGCCGCCCGGGCGAGGGCGCCATCCTCGCCTGCCGCCTGATTGACCGCCCGCTGCGCCCCGCCTTCGTGAAGGGCCTGCGCAACGAGGTCCAGGTCGTCGTGACCGTCCTCGCGCTGAACCCCGACGTGCTCTACGACGTCGTGGCCATCAACGCCGCGTCGATGTCGACCCAGCTCGCCGGTCTGCCGTTCTCCGGCCCGATCGGTGGCGTGCGCGTCGCCCTCATCGACGACCAGTGGGTCGGCTTTCCGACCGTCGAGCAGTCCGCCAAGTCGGCCTTCCAGATGGTCGTGGCCGGCCGCGTGCTCGCCGACGGTGACGTCGCCATCATGATGGTCGAGGCCGGCGGAACCGACTCCACGTGGGAGCTCGTCCGCGCTGGCAAGACCGCCCCGACCGAAGAGGTCGTCGGCCAGGGTCTCGAGGCGGCCAAGCCGTTCATCAAGGCCCTCTGCGACGCCCAGTCGGAGCTGGCGGCGAAGCTGCCGAAGGAGACCTACGACTTCCCGGTCTTCCGTGACTACCAGGACGACGTCTTCGAGGCCGTCTCCGAGCTCGCGGCCGACCGCGTGGCCGAGGCCATGAGGATCGCGGGCAAGCAGGACCGCGACGACGCCACCCACGCGATCCGTCAGGACGTCACCGACCAGCTGGCCGAGAAGTTCCCGGAGCGCACCAACGAGATCTCGGCCGCGCTGAAGGCGCTGACCAAGAAGATCGTGCGTCACCGCACCCTCACCGAGGGAGTCCGCATCGACGGCCGCGGCCCGAGCGACATCCGTGAGCTCTCCGCAGAGGTCGCGATCGTCCCGCGCGTCCACGGCTCGGCCCTGTTCCAGCGCGGCGAGACCCAGATCCTGGGCGTCTCCACGCTGAACATGCTCGACATGGAGCAGAAGATCGACACGCTCTCGCCTGAGAAGACGAAGCGCTACATGCACCACTACAACTTCCCGCCCTTCTCCACCGGTGAGACCGGCCGCGTCGGCTCGCCGAAGCGTCGCGAGATCGGCCACGGAGCGCTCGCCGAGCGCGCCCTCGTGCCGGTCCTTCCGACCCGCAACGAGTTCCCCTACGCGATCCGTCAGGTCTCCGAGGCCCTCGGCTCCAACGGCTCGACCTCCATGGGGTCGGTCTGCGCCTCGACGCTCTCGCTGCTCAACGCAGGCGTCCCGCTGAAGGCTCCGGTGGCGGGCATCGCCATGGGCCTCATGAGCGAGGACCTCGACGGCGAGACCAAGTACATCGCGCTGACCGACATCCTCGGAGCCGAGGACGCCCTCGGTGACATGGACTTCAAGGTCGCGGGCACCCGTGACTTCGTCACCGCCCTCCAGCTCGACACCAAGCTCAACGGCATCCCCGCCCTCGAGCTGCAGAAGGCGCTGCTGCAGGCCCGTGACGCCCGTCACACCCTGCTCGACGTCATGAACGAGGCCATCGACGCTCCCGACGAGATGAGCCCCTACGCGCCGCGGATCATCTCGCTGCGCATCCCCGTCGACAAGATCGGTGAGGTGATCGGCCCCAAGGGCAAGATCATCAACCAGATCCAGGACGAGACCGGCGCGAACATCGCGATCGAGGACGACGGCACCGTGTACGTCGGCGCAGAGACCGGCGAGGCCGCTGACGCAGCGGTCGCGCAGATCAACGCGATCGCCAACCCGCACATGCCGGAGCGCGGCGAGCGCTTCCTCGGCACGATCGTGAAGCTCACCAACTTCGGTGCGTTCGTGTCGCTGATGCCCGGCAAGGACGGACTCCTGCACATCTCGAAGCTGCGCCCCCTTGCGGGCGGCCAGCGCGTCGAGAACGTGGAGGACGTCGTCTCGGTCGGCCAGAAGCTCCAGGTCGAGATCTCCGACATCGACGACCGAGGCAAGCTGTCGCTGGTTCCGGTGGTCGAGGAGGCCGAGGAGACCGAGGCCGAGTAA
- a CDS encoding bifunctional proline dehydrogenase/L-glutamate gamma-semialdehyde dehydrogenase, giving the protein MASSSLTSHVDTAVATARRWAELSTAYPEPRSAGLLADVLKHEGGLRFTLDFVDQVLRPEDPRVAAQALRRLAAKPAPFLPAPLRLGLRQVVGRAPLPLLPVVRRVFTALVGDLVVDVGRSLGPSLSRLTSDGAQLNVNLLGEAVLGGDHASRRLEATTRLLARDDIDYVSIKVSAVLGAHAPWGHAAAVDDAVERLRPLLRLAADSGKFVNLDMEEYRDLHLTLDVFRRLLLEPELLRLRAGLAVQTYLRESPLVLDEVDDFARRRVEAGGAPVKVRLVKGANLAMERVQAELHGWELPVLGSKEATDASFLSALERCLTPERIARVNVGVASHNVYSLAAAWELARARGVTEGVDIEMLSGMAVPLQKVIMREVGRLRLYVPVVPRAEYDAAISYLVRRLEENAAPENFMSGAAALGTDREFLDREERRFRAAADRIGAETPTGWATQTRPRIGDGFANTQDTDPALASNQAWAEAIRERLPAPELGAETLSAATVTTAEAVDEAIGRAEAAGRAWAATPAAERARLLHRLGDELEAARADLIAVAADEAGKLIDQADVEVSEACDFAHYYASLALEEVPGARRVPPAVTLVASPWNFPIAIPLGGVAAALAVGSAVILKPAPPARRIGAVLAEACWRAGFDPDLMCLLIVDDGDLGRTLVTDPRVGQVVLTGAAETAELFRSWRPDLPLLAETSGKNAIVVTASADLDLAAADLVTSAFGHAGQKCSAASLGILVGRVARSRRFLDQLLDAAASLKVAWPSDPGAELGPLTEVPGDKLLRGLTELGEGERWLLRPERIDERLWRPGIRMGVRPGSEFHQVEYFGPVLGLMASDTLDEAIAWQNGTAFGLTAGLHSLDAGEVQTWLDTVEAGNVYVNRTITGAIVRRQPFGGWKRSSVGPGAKAGGPNYLHVLSRWEPEASRAAAGSVTGPALSRLLRAAASISGEGFAGVVASDEEAVRTEFGVTHDPSALHSEINALRYLPVPVTVRVETDDVDAVLRELSAAVATGSPARFSFAEAPEPALTTVLQEVGLEWVVQADADFGATAKGRVRHLGGRDLASALGADIDVTVYPGPALPGRLALLAYVREQSVCITNHRFGHQSPITAQLRL; this is encoded by the coding sequence ATGGCATCGAGTTCGCTGACGTCCCATGTCGACACCGCAGTCGCCACCGCCCGCAGATGGGCAGAACTGAGCACCGCGTATCCCGAGCCCCGTTCGGCAGGGCTCCTGGCCGATGTCCTCAAACACGAGGGCGGCCTGCGTTTCACGCTCGACTTCGTGGACCAGGTGCTGCGGCCGGAGGACCCACGGGTGGCGGCGCAGGCCCTCCGCCGGCTGGCGGCGAAGCCCGCCCCGTTCCTCCCGGCTCCCCTGCGCCTGGGGCTGCGCCAGGTCGTCGGCCGCGCCCCACTCCCCCTGCTTCCCGTCGTGCGGCGCGTGTTCACGGCACTGGTCGGCGACCTCGTGGTCGACGTCGGCCGCTCTCTCGGCCCGTCCCTCTCCCGGCTGACCTCCGACGGCGCCCAGCTCAATGTGAACCTCCTCGGAGAGGCCGTGCTCGGCGGCGACCACGCCTCCCGTCGGCTCGAGGCGACGACCCGGCTGCTCGCCCGCGACGACATCGACTACGTCTCGATCAAGGTCTCCGCCGTGCTCGGGGCCCACGCACCGTGGGGCCACGCGGCAGCCGTCGACGACGCCGTCGAGCGCCTGCGCCCCCTGCTGCGGCTCGCGGCCGACTCCGGCAAGTTCGTCAACCTCGACATGGAGGAGTACCGCGACCTGCACCTCACCCTCGATGTCTTCCGGCGTCTGCTGCTCGAACCTGAGCTCCTGCGGCTACGCGCCGGGCTGGCGGTGCAGACCTATCTGCGCGAGTCACCCCTTGTGCTCGACGAGGTCGACGACTTCGCGAGGCGTCGCGTCGAGGCGGGTGGGGCGCCCGTGAAGGTCCGCCTGGTCAAGGGCGCCAACCTCGCCATGGAACGCGTCCAGGCGGAGCTGCACGGCTGGGAGCTGCCGGTGCTCGGCTCGAAGGAGGCCACCGACGCCTCGTTCCTCTCCGCGCTCGAGCGCTGCCTCACGCCCGAGCGGATCGCTCGCGTCAACGTCGGTGTCGCGAGCCACAATGTCTACTCGCTGGCCGCCGCCTGGGAGCTGGCACGGGCGCGCGGCGTCACCGAAGGGGTCGACATCGAGATGCTCTCGGGCATGGCCGTGCCGCTGCAGAAGGTGATCATGCGGGAGGTCGGTCGCCTGCGCCTCTACGTTCCGGTGGTGCCGCGCGCCGAGTACGACGCTGCCATCTCGTACCTGGTGCGCAGGCTCGAGGAGAATGCCGCACCGGAGAACTTCATGTCGGGCGCGGCCGCACTCGGCACCGACCGGGAGTTCCTCGACCGCGAGGAGCGACGGTTCAGGGCGGCCGCCGACCGGATCGGGGCCGAGACGCCGACCGGGTGGGCGACCCAGACGAGGCCACGGATCGGGGACGGGTTCGCCAACACGCAGGACACCGATCCCGCGCTCGCCTCGAACCAGGCCTGGGCCGAGGCGATCCGGGAACGGCTCCCCGCACCGGAACTCGGGGCGGAGACGCTGAGCGCGGCCACCGTCACCACGGCCGAGGCCGTCGACGAGGCCATCGGGCGGGCGGAGGCAGCGGGGCGCGCCTGGGCCGCCACACCGGCGGCCGAGCGTGCCCGCCTGCTGCACCGGCTCGGCGACGAACTGGAGGCCGCCCGCGCCGACCTGATCGCCGTCGCCGCCGACGAGGCGGGCAAGCTGATCGACCAGGCCGACGTCGAGGTGTCCGAGGCCTGTGACTTCGCGCACTACTACGCGAGCCTTGCGCTCGAGGAGGTACCCGGCGCGCGCCGGGTGCCTCCGGCGGTGACGCTTGTCGCCTCGCCATGGAACTTCCCCATCGCCATCCCGCTCGGAGGGGTCGCCGCGGCGCTGGCCGTCGGCTCGGCAGTGATCCTGAAACCGGCCCCTCCCGCGCGGAGGATCGGTGCGGTGCTGGCCGAGGCCTGCTGGCGCGCCGGGTTCGACCCGGATCTCATGTGCCTGCTTATCGTCGATGACGGCGACCTGGGCCGGACGCTCGTCACCGACCCCCGGGTCGGCCAGGTGGTGCTGACCGGTGCGGCGGAGACGGCGGAGCTCTTCCGCTCCTGGCGCCCCGATCTGCCGCTGCTCGCCGAGACCTCGGGCAAGAACGCGATCGTGGTGACCGCCTCGGCCGACCTCGACCTTGCCGCGGCCGACCTCGTCACCTCGGCCTTCGGCCATGCGGGTCAGAAGTGCTCCGCCGCATCGCTCGGCATTCTGGTGGGACGAGTCGCCCGCTCGAGGCGCTTCCTCGACCAACTCCTCGACGCAGCGGCCTCGCTGAAGGTGGCCTGGCCCAGCGACCCGGGCGCCGAGCTGGGGCCACTGACAGAGGTGCCGGGAGACAAGCTGCTGCGCGGCCTCACGGAGCTGGGCGAGGGCGAGCGCTGGCTGCTCAGACCCGAGCGGATCGACGAACGGCTGTGGCGGCCGGGCATCCGCATGGGCGTTCGTCCCGGCAGCGAGTTCCACCAGGTCGAGTACTTCGGCCCGGTACTCGGCCTCATGGCTTCAGACACCCTCGACGAGGCGATCGCCTGGCAGAACGGCACTGCCTTCGGCCTGACCGCGGGCCTGCACTCGCTCGACGCCGGCGAGGTGCAGACATGGCTTGACACCGTCGAGGCTGGAAACGTCTACGTCAACCGCACGATCACCGGCGCGATCGTGCGCAGGCAGCCGTTCGGCGGATGGAAGCGTTCCTCCGTCGGCCCGGGGGCCAAGGCTGGCGGCCCGAACTACCTGCACGTGCTCAGCCGGTGGGAACCGGAAGCGTCGAGGGCGGCCGCGGGAAGCGTGACCGGTCCTGCCCTGTCGCGCCTGCTGCGAGCGGCGGCGTCGATCTCGGGCGAGGGGTTCGCGGGCGTGGTCGCCTCCGATGAGGAGGCCGTGCGCACCGAGTTCGGGGTCACACACGATCCGTCGGCCCTGCACAGCGAGATCAACGCGCTGCGCTACCTGCCGGTGCCGGTGACCGTGCGGGTCGAGACCGACGATGTGGACGCGGTGCTGCGGGAGCTTTCCGCCGCGGTGGCGACCGGGTCGCCCGCGCGCTTCTCGTTCGCGGAGGCACCCGAGCCTGCCCTGACCACGGTGCTCCAGGAGGTCGGGCTGGAGTGGGTCGTCCAGGCCGACGCCGACTTCGGCGCGACGGCCAAGGGACGCGTCCGCCACCTCGGCGGCCGTGATCTCGCCTCCGCACTCGGGGCCGACATCGACGTGACGGTGTACCCGGGACCGGCCCTCCCTGGCAGGCTCGCCCTTCTGGCCTACGTGCGCGAGCAGTCCGTGTGCATCACCAACCACCGCTTCGGCCATCAGAGCCCGATCACCGCGCAACTGAGGCTCTAG
- the rpsO gene encoding 30S ribosomal protein S15, whose protein sequence is MDAETKKKIIEEYATTAGDTGSPDVQIALLTKRIAHLTEHLKQHKGDHHSRRGLMLMVGQRRRLLNYVAKNDVEHYRELIARLGLRR, encoded by the coding sequence ATGGACGCTGAAACGAAGAAGAAGATCATCGAAGAGTACGCGACCACGGCTGGCGACACCGGTTCGCCCGACGTACAGATCGCTCTGCTGACCAAGCGGATCGCTCACCTCACCGAGCACCTGAAGCAGCACAAGGGCGATCACCACAGCCGTCGCGGCCTGATGCTCATGGTCGGCCAGCGCCGCCGTCTGCTCAACTACGTCGCCAAGAACGACGTCGAGCACTACCGTGAGCTGATCGCGCGCCTCGGTCTGCGTCGCTGA
- a CDS encoding GNAT family N-acetyltransferase, whose protein sequence is MAISVRRATAEDLDQLRAQQARPELGLVDKHFEAQQAGSLIFAVAFNDDKPVGTALLDLESQEYNPELRNMYVYPSARRLGAGRALSEFIEDEAKSAGFTAVYLAVDPNNEKAVPLYVSLEYHPTGEHIFVEDPEIPQVEDGIEHSKHYAVYKKSLTVR, encoded by the coding sequence ATGGCCATCAGCGTGCGACGAGCCACCGCAGAAGACCTTGACCAGCTGCGCGCCCAGCAGGCCCGCCCCGAGCTCGGCCTGGTAGACAAACATTTCGAGGCCCAGCAGGCCGGTTCGCTGATCTTCGCGGTCGCGTTCAATGACGACAAGCCCGTCGGAACCGCGCTCCTCGACCTCGAGAGCCAGGAGTACAACCCCGAGCTGCGCAACATGTACGTCTACCCGTCGGCCCGCCGTCTCGGCGCAGGTCGTGCGCTGAGCGAGTTCATCGAGGACGAGGCGAAGTCCGCGGGCTTCACCGCCGTCTACCTGGCCGTCGATCCGAACAACGAGAAGGCCGTCCCGCTGTACGTCTCGCTCGAATACCACCCCACCGGCGAGCACATCTTCGTCGAGGATCCCGAGATCCCGCAGGTCGAAGACGGCATCGAGCACAGCAAGCACTACGCGGTCTACAAGAAGTCGCTCACCGTCCGCTGA
- a CDS encoding bifunctional riboflavin kinase/FAD synthetase, whose amino-acid sequence MSVVEDQMTRTVVAIGNFDGVHVGHRSVLREAARGLELPLVVVTFWPHPITVLRPDQAPKLLTDLRTRIDLLKQAGAHEVRVIQFNRDVAALSPAEFVERFLMPLNPARVVVGENFRFGRRASGDVATLAVLGEGRFDVFALPLEAVDEEVTCSSGIRGLLAEGDVAEAAQHLERPFRFRGVVVVGDQRGRELGFPTANLTVPSDMAVPADGVYAGWVTRLDEADAEPMAAAISVGTNPTFEGADHRVESYVIDRTDLELYGAEIAVDFVERLRGQVKFSGVEELITQMNLDVARAKQVLGLV is encoded by the coding sequence TTGTCAGTTGTGGAGGATCAGATGACCAGGACCGTCGTGGCGATCGGCAACTTCGACGGGGTCCACGTCGGGCACCGCAGCGTCCTGCGCGAAGCGGCCCGCGGACTCGAACTGCCACTCGTGGTGGTCACCTTCTGGCCCCATCCCATCACCGTGCTTCGCCCGGACCAGGCGCCAAAGCTGCTCACCGACCTGCGCACCAGGATCGACCTGCTCAAGCAGGCCGGGGCACACGAGGTGCGTGTCATCCAGTTCAACCGCGACGTCGCCGCGCTCAGCCCCGCTGAGTTCGTCGAACGCTTCCTGATGCCCCTGAATCCGGCGCGGGTGGTGGTCGGGGAGAACTTCCGCTTCGGTCGCCGCGCCTCCGGTGATGTGGCCACCCTCGCCGTGCTGGGCGAGGGACGCTTCGACGTGTTCGCCCTCCCGCTCGAGGCGGTGGACGAGGAGGTCACCTGCTCCAGCGGCATCCGCGGCCTGCTGGCCGAGGGGGACGTCGCGGAGGCCGCCCAACACCTTGAACGGCCCTTCCGGTTCCGTGGCGTGGTGGTGGTCGGCGACCAGCGCGGACGCGAGCTCGGCTTCCCGACGGCGAACCTGACCGTGCCGTCCGACATGGCTGTGCCTGCCGACGGTGTGTACGCGGGCTGGGTGACGAGGCTGGACGAGGCGGACGCCGAACCGATGGCCGCCGCCATCTCCGTCGGCACGAACCCGACCTTCGAAGGAGCGGACCACAGGGTCGAGAGTTATGTGATCGACCGCACGGACCTCGAGCTCTACGGAGCGGAGATCGCCGTCGATTTCGTTGAGCGGCTGCGCGGCCAGGTGAAGTTCAGCGGCGTTGAGGAACTGATCACCCAGATGAACCTGGACGTCGCGAGGGCGAAGCAGGTGCTCGGCCTCGTGTGA
- the truB gene encoding tRNA pseudouridine(55) synthase TruB, which yields MSSPSGVVIVDKPSAVTSHQVVGKLRRLLGTRKIGHAGTLDPMATGVLILGVNRATRLLGHLALHDKRYLATARLGLSSTTDDADGEIMPVADASALTVEAVDAALAPQRGDILQVPTSVSAIKVGGKRAYALARAGESVELKARPVTISRLDVLAVHGGDGWLDVDLDVECSSGTYVRAIARDLGAALGVGGHLTALRRTRIGNYSLDDAVTLGDEPPVLMDMAQAARLSFPVLEVTEEEATDIGYGRPIARPVPSAPTGMIAPDGALIALYEPTEAGSRPLAVLT from the coding sequence GTGAGCTCACCGTCCGGGGTGGTGATCGTCGACAAACCGTCGGCGGTCACCTCCCACCAGGTCGTGGGGAAGCTCCGACGCCTGCTCGGCACCCGCAAGATCGGCCACGCCGGCACCCTCGACCCGATGGCGACCGGCGTGCTGATCCTGGGGGTCAACCGGGCCACCCGCCTGCTCGGCCACCTTGCGCTGCACGACAAGCGCTACCTCGCGACCGCCCGCCTAGGCCTGTCCTCCACGACGGACGACGCCGACGGCGAGATCATGCCTGTCGCGGACGCCTCAGCGCTCACCGTTGAGGCCGTGGACGCGGCCCTCGCCCCCCAGAGGGGCGACATCCTCCAGGTGCCGACCTCCGTCTCCGCCATCAAGGTGGGCGGGAAGCGCGCCTACGCGCTGGCGAGAGCGGGGGAGAGCGTCGAGTTGAAGGCACGTCCTGTCACCATCTCACGCCTCGACGTGCTCGCCGTCCACGGCGGCGATGGCTGGCTCGACGTCGATCTCGACGTCGAATGCTCCTCCGGCACCTACGTCAGGGCGATCGCGCGCGACCTCGGCGCAGCCCTGGGCGTAGGCGGTCACCTCACGGCGCTGCGCCGCACCCGGATCGGCAACTACTCGCTCGACGACGCCGTCACGCTCGGCGACGAGCCGCCCGTCCTGATGGACATGGCGCAGGCGGCGAGGCTCAGTTTTCCCGTGCTTGAGGTGACTGAGGAGGAGGCGACGGACATCGGCTACGGCCGCCCGATCGCCCGCCCCGTCCCCTCGGCACCCACCGGGATGATCGCGCCGGACGGCGCCCTCATCGCGCTCTACGAGCCGACCGAGGCGGGTTCGCGTCCGCTTGCGGTGCTGACGTGA
- the rbfA gene encoding 30S ribosome-binding factor RbfA: MVGPRNAKLADQIQVILASTIQNRIKDPRLGFLTITEVRLTGDNREATAFYTVLGDDEARKGTAAALESAKGMLRTTVGQQLGMKFTPTLTFVLDATPDSARHIEDLLAQVQATDAAAAAASTGKEFAGEADPYRKPREIEEDDEQ, from the coding sequence ATGGTTGGACCCCGTAACGCGAAGCTGGCCGATCAGATCCAGGTCATCCTCGCCTCCACGATCCAGAACCGGATCAAGGATCCGAGGCTCGGCTTCCTGACGATCACCGAGGTGCGCCTCACGGGCGACAACCGTGAAGCGACGGCGTTCTACACCGTGCTCGGAGACGACGAGGCCCGTAAGGGCACCGCTGCCGCGCTGGAGTCCGCGAAGGGCATGCTGCGCACGACGGTCGGCCAGCAGCTCGGGATGAAGTTCACCCCGACGCTGACCTTCGTCCTGGACGCCACCCCCGACTCCGCCCGCCACATCGAGGATCTGCTCGCGCAGGTCCAGGCGACCGACGCCGCGGCTGCGGCCGCGTCGACGGGCAAGGAGTTCGCGGGGGAGGCCGACCCGTACCGCAAGCCTCGAGAGATCGAGGAGGACGACGAGCAGTGA